A region from the bacterium genome encodes:
- a CDS encoding sodium:solute symporter codes for MNLAWYDWSIVLFIFLVILASVLLSRGYMRSVADFLAAGRTGGRYLLTVSAGAAGLGAITVVNMLEMNYQAGFTQTWWGFTMGLVVLALTVSGWVNYRFRQTRALTLPQFFEMRYSRNFRVFAGLIAYISGLINFGIFPSVGARFFIHYCGLPAQFTVGGLELSTFPVVMALILGCAVTFVFLGGQVSVMVSDFFQGLFVNTVFVLLILFVMTHISWDHVSEAMAVAPADASKINPFKTSHLEDFNFWYFLIGVFGVIYSAMSWQGTAAYNSSAKSAHEAKMGGVLGTWRGHGMSVALLLLPIVAYTVMHHEAYAALRGSVEGALAGMDTETVRNQMRVPLVLSHLLPPGLLGAFAALMLAAQISTDETYLHSWGSMLVQDVILPLRGRPFTPAFHLLALRLSIMFVALFIFFFSLWFPPNYEYIAMFFAITGAIFAGGSGAVIIGGLYWKRGTTAAAWSSMITGSSIAVGGIFIRQMDPDFFLNGQQFWALAMAASSVIYVLVSLAGSRETDLDRLLHRGRWASEAAPAGPRPTLWWRVFGMGREFTRRDKALYIATYAWTFLWGGIFGVGTLYHFLRGTTDAGWMGFWRAYVWLYVVVAVGVLVIFGVGGLRDLREMFAKLRRTDRDCEDDGFVREEERG; via the coding sequence ATGAACCTGGCCTGGTACGACTGGTCCATCGTCCTCTTCATCTTCCTGGTCATCCTCGCCAGCGTGCTGCTCAGCCGGGGCTACATGCGCAGCGTGGCGGACTTCCTCGCCGCCGGCCGCACGGGCGGCCGCTACCTGCTGACCGTTTCGGCGGGGGCGGCGGGCCTGGGCGCCATCACAGTCGTCAACATGCTGGAGATGAACTACCAGGCGGGCTTCACCCAGACCTGGTGGGGTTTCACCATGGGCCTCGTCGTGCTGGCCCTCACCGTCAGCGGCTGGGTCAACTACCGCTTCCGGCAGACGCGCGCCCTGACCCTGCCCCAGTTCTTCGAGATGCGCTACAGCCGCAATTTCCGCGTCTTCGCCGGCCTCATCGCCTACATCTCGGGCCTCATCAACTTCGGCATCTTCCCCAGCGTGGGTGCGCGTTTCTTCATCCATTACTGCGGCCTGCCCGCCCAGTTCACCGTGGGCGGACTGGAACTGTCCACCTTTCCCGTTGTGATGGCCCTCATCCTCGGCTGCGCCGTGACCTTCGTCTTCCTGGGCGGCCAGGTCTCGGTCATGGTGAGCGACTTCTTCCAGGGGCTCTTCGTCAACACGGTCTTCGTCCTGCTCATCCTCTTCGTGATGACCCACATCAGCTGGGACCACGTGAGCGAGGCGATGGCCGTGGCGCCGGCCGACGCCTCCAAGATCAACCCCTTCAAGACCTCGCACCTGGAGGACTTCAACTTCTGGTACTTCCTCATTGGGGTCTTCGGCGTCATCTACAGCGCCATGTCCTGGCAGGGGACGGCCGCCTACAACTCCTCGGCCAAGAGCGCGCACGAGGCTAAAATGGGCGGCGTGCTGGGCACCTGGCGCGGGCACGGCATGTCGGTGGCCCTGCTGCTGTTGCCCATCGTCGCCTACACGGTCATGCACCATGAGGCCTACGCCGCCCTGCGCGGCAGCGTGGAGGGCGCCCTCGCCGGCATGGACACGGAGACGGTGCGCAACCAGATGCGCGTGCCCCTCGTCCTCTCGCACCTGCTGCCGCCGGGGCTGCTGGGGGCCTTTGCCGCCCTCATGCTGGCAGCCCAGATTTCCACCGACGAGACCTATCTCCACTCCTGGGGCAGCATGCTGGTGCAGGACGTGATCCTGCCGCTCAGGGGGAGGCCGTTCACGCCGGCCTTCCATCTGCTGGCCCTGCGCCTTTCCATCATGTTCGTGGCGCTCTTCATTTTCTTCTTCAGCCTGTGGTTCCCGCCCAACTACGAGTACATCGCCATGTTCTTCGCCATCACCGGCGCCATCTTCGCCGGCGGCAGCGGGGCGGTCATCATCGGCGGCCTCTACTGGAAGCGGGGCACCACCGCCGCGGCCTGGAGCAGCATGATCACCGGCTCCAGCATCGCCGTGGGCGGCATCTTCATCCGCCAGATGGACCCGGACTTCTTCCTCAACGGCCAGCAGTTCTGGGCCCTGGCCATGGCCGCCAGCTCGGTCATCTACGTCCTCGTCTCCCTGGCGGGCAGTCGCGAGACGGACCTGGACCGCCTTCTGCACCGGGGTCGCTGGGCCAGCGAGGCGGCTCCCGCGGGGCCGCGACCCACGCTCTGGTGGCGCGTCTTCGGCATGGGGCGGGAGTTCACCCGACGCGACAAGGCGCTCTACATCGCCACCTACGCCTGGACCTTCCTCTGGGGCGGCATCTTCGGGGTGGGCACCCTCTACCATTTCCTGCGCGGCACCACCGATGCGGGCTGGATGGGCTTCTGGCGGGCTTATGTCTGGCTCTATGTGGTGGTGGCGGTGGGCGTGCTGGTGATCTTCGGCGTGGGCGGCCTGCGCGACCTGCGGGAGATGTTCGCCAAGCTGCGCCGGACGGACCGCGACTGCGAGGACGATGGCTTTGTGCGCGAGGAGGAGCGGGGCTGA
- a CDS encoding glycosyl hydrolase-related protein has translation MKSVDDSVPDPRTLQGTVHVVSHTHWDREWYLSYQTFRLRLVRVVDQVLDLLERDPDYRHFALDGQAVALEDYLEIRPEAAPRLRRLVEEGRLAIGPWAVLPDEFLVSGEATVRNLLEGARICAGLGGAAAVGYMPDSFGHIAQMPQLLRRAGIASFIYWRGHGDEIGALGSEWTWEAPDGSRVQAVNLPAGYCDASALGYEEIWEINVGRRPDLERGARQFLERLARVAEAARGRVWLMNNGCDHHPPQPELPAILQLVRRLAPGLVLLHSSHAAFLRDVAAQDLEPRIWAGELRGGRQAHLLSGVWSARLYLKQENDRCQRLLAEILEPLDLLAGQAGGGGLPPGLLRQCWGLLLRNHPHDSICGCSTDEVHREMENRFAQVIQAGEEGLRQVMGAVTPLFAPQRKGDTATCLSAFNSLPFPRRDRLRRWVILLPEDRPAEDLELVDERGRPLPFRVLERHWLERFWGIDYRSCLDWREQDTLLRTYLERYGDRIVRQPGDPGLTDQFLLIEFQPELPALAWRHFHLRPRRSAPLPGDPFAATGEARAVLLSPEGAWLENELIKAWLRPDGRFDLLHKASGRRWQGLGLLEDQEDAGDEYDWAPAPRTGRETSAGLRGLIHPQEDGGFSAALRCELEWPLPAALAPDRGGRSAELVPVPLSILLRLAAGSPLLEVELQVDNRIRDHRLRLLLPTGLAAPAIVSHGHFELRERGLELPDGSAWVQPPLGTVPQQEFSLVEAGGAGLALFNQGLPEIEGWRTEEGDVTLALTLMRGVDWLSRDDLSTRRQNAGPTLHTPEAQCLGLRRARLAVMPYSGGWREAGVRAWSRRWRIPPLLRQGVAEGRRPEPPALVEQMRPEVVEISALKRQAERGTLIVRLCNLDRDPVRETLRCGAPLRGAWRCSLLEERLADLPVTERDLHVDLGPAEILTLELELRPET, from the coding sequence ATGAAGAGCGTCGACGACTCCGTCCCTGATCCCCGCACACTGCAGGGAACCGTGCATGTGGTGTCCCACACCCACTGGGACCGCGAATGGTACCTGTCCTACCAGACCTTCCGCCTGCGCCTCGTCCGCGTGGTGGACCAGGTGCTGGACCTGCTCGAGCGCGATCCGGACTACCGGCATTTCGCGCTGGACGGCCAGGCCGTGGCCCTGGAGGATTACCTGGAGATCCGTCCCGAGGCGGCTCCGCGCCTGCGCCGGCTGGTGGAGGAGGGGCGACTGGCCATCGGACCCTGGGCCGTCCTCCCCGACGAGTTCCTCGTCTCGGGCGAGGCCACCGTGCGCAACCTGCTGGAGGGCGCCCGCATCTGCGCCGGGCTGGGCGGCGCGGCGGCGGTGGGCTACATGCCGGACAGTTTCGGCCACATCGCCCAGATGCCCCAGCTGCTGCGGCGGGCCGGCATCGCTTCCTTCATCTATTGGCGCGGCCACGGCGACGAGATCGGCGCCCTGGGCAGCGAGTGGACCTGGGAGGCCCCGGACGGCAGCCGCGTGCAGGCCGTCAATCTGCCCGCCGGATACTGTGACGCCTCGGCCCTGGGCTACGAGGAGATCTGGGAGATCAACGTGGGGCGGCGGCCCGACCTCGAGCGGGGGGCCCGCCAGTTCCTCGAGCGGCTGGCCAGGGTGGCCGAAGCGGCGCGGGGGCGGGTCTGGCTGATGAACAACGGTTGCGACCACCACCCGCCCCAGCCCGAACTGCCGGCCATTCTCCAGCTGGTCCGCCGGCTGGCGCCGGGTCTTGTCCTGCTTCATTCCAGCCACGCGGCCTTTCTGCGCGATGTGGCCGCCCAGGATCTGGAGCCGCGGATCTGGGCGGGCGAGCTGCGCGGCGGACGCCAGGCCCACCTGCTCAGCGGCGTGTGGTCGGCCCGCCTCTACCTGAAACAGGAGAACGACCGCTGCCAGCGCCTGCTGGCGGAGATCCTCGAGCCGCTGGACCTGCTGGCCGGCCAGGCGGGAGGCGGCGGACTGCCCCCCGGCCTGCTGCGCCAGTGTTGGGGCCTGCTCCTGCGCAACCACCCCCACGACTCGATCTGCGGCTGCTCCACGGACGAGGTGCACCGCGAGATGGAGAACCGCTTCGCCCAGGTGATCCAGGCCGGCGAGGAGGGCCTGCGCCAGGTGATGGGCGCCGTCACGCCGCTATTCGCCCCACAGCGGAAAGGGGACACCGCCACCTGCCTGTCCGCCTTCAATTCGCTCCCTTTTCCCCGCCGCGACCGCCTGCGCCGCTGGGTGATCCTGCTGCCCGAGGACCGTCCCGCCGAGGACCTCGAACTGGTGGACGAGCGGGGACGGCCCCTGCCCTTTCGCGTGCTGGAGCGCCATTGGCTGGAGCGCTTCTGGGGCATCGACTACCGCTCCTGCCTGGACTGGCGCGAGCAGGACACCCTGCTGCGCACCTATCTGGAGCGCTACGGCGACCGCATCGTGCGCCAGCCGGGGGATCCCGGCCTCACCGACCAGTTCCTCCTCATCGAGTTCCAGCCCGAGCTGCCCGCCCTGGCCTGGCGGCATTTCCACCTGCGCCCCCGCAGGTCGGCGCCGCTGCCCGGAGATCCTTTCGCCGCCACCGGCGAGGCCCGCGCCGTCCTCCTCTCGCCGGAGGGCGCCTGGCTGGAAAATGAGCTGATCAAGGCCTGGCTGCGACCCGACGGGCGTTTCGACCTGCTGCACAAGGCCAGCGGACGACGCTGGCAGGGGCTGGGCCTGCTCGAGGACCAGGAGGACGCGGGCGACGAGTACGACTGGGCGCCGGCCCCGCGGACGGGTCGCGAGACCAGCGCGGGGCTGCGTGGCCTCATCCACCCGCAGGAGGACGGGGGATTCAGCGCCGCCCTGCGCTGCGAGCTGGAGTGGCCCTTGCCCGCTGCCCTGGCGCCTGATCGCGGCGGGCGCTCGGCGGAGCTCGTGCCCGTGCCCCTGTCCATCCTCCTGCGCCTGGCGGCGGGGTCACCCCTCCTTGAAGTGGAGCTGCAGGTGGACAACCGCATCCGCGACCACCGCCTGCGCCTTTTGCTGCCCACGGGCCTGGCGGCGCCGGCCATCGTCTCGCACGGCCACTTCGAGCTGAGGGAGCGCGGCCTGGAACTGCCGGACGGCAGCGCCTGGGTCCAGCCCCCGCTGGGGACAGTGCCGCAACAGGAGTTCAGCCTGGTGGAGGCGGGAGGGGCGGGCCTCGCCCTCTTCAATCAGGGCCTGCCCGAGATCGAGGGGTGGCGAACGGAGGAGGGGGACGTCACCCTGGCGCTCACTCTGATGCGCGGGGTGGACTGGCTGAGCCGCGACGACCTCTCCACCCGCCGCCAGAACGCCGGCCCCACTCTGCACACCCCGGAGGCGCAATGCCTGGGTCTTCGGCGGGCGCGGCTGGCGGTCATGCCCTACAGCGGGGGCTGGCGGGAGGCCGGCGTGCGCGCCTGGAGCCGCCGCTGGCGTATTCCTCCCCTGCTGCGGCAGGGCGTGGCGGAGGGGCGCCGGCCGGAGCCGCCCGCGCTGGTGGAGCAGATGCGGCCGGAGGTGGTGGAGATCTCGGCGCTGAAACGGCAGGCGGAGCGCGGCACGCTCATCGTGCGCCTCTGCAACCTGGATCGAGACCCTGTGCGGGAGACTCTGCGCTGCGGGGCGCCGCTGCGGGGCGCGTGGCGTTGCAGCCTGCTCGAGGAGCGCCTCGCGGATCTGCCCGTGACGGAGCGTGACCTGCACGTGGACCTGGGGCCGGCGGAGATCCTCACGCTGGAGCTGGAACTCCGGCCGGAGACCTGA
- a CDS encoding carbohydrate-binding family 9-like protein has product MNAVMLVLLAALPAGATFPVPAAPFAPREIACPWTARPPIVDGDPGEEAWEAAPWSEDFQDIRGAGWPTPPLRTRVRLLWDDEALYVAAELRETDLWATYTGHDDVIYHEHDFELFLDPDGDNHDYYELEINALGTVWDLFLTRPYRDEGTAVNAWEIAGLRSAVQLKGTLNNPGDMDHGWSVELALPWAVLGQAAHRPAPPRPGDAWRLNFSRVQWHLEVLDGAYVKRRDAATGAVLPEENWVWSPQGLVAMHYPERWGVLRFTKADLPPPLQPEWSPDELAAGEALMQVYYAFRQDRAEGGAGPAPLTGAEAAPAPGWTIVTVEACGERFTARTEREDGLRLAVDETGRLRRRRPAEAGQ; this is encoded by the coding sequence ATGAACGCCGTGATGCTCGTGCTGCTGGCCGCGCTGCCGGCGGGGGCCACTTTCCCCGTGCCGGCCGCACCCTTCGCCCCGCGCGAGATTGCCTGCCCCTGGACGGCCCGGCCGCCCATCGTGGACGGGGACCCGGGGGAGGAGGCCTGGGAGGCGGCGCCCTGGAGCGAGGACTTCCAGGACATCCGCGGCGCCGGCTGGCCGACTCCTCCCCTGCGCACCCGGGTGCGGCTGCTCTGGGATGACGAGGCCCTTTACGTCGCCGCCGAGCTGCGCGAGACGGACCTGTGGGCCACGTACACGGGGCATGACGACGTCATCTATCATGAGCACGACTTCGAGTTGTTCCTCGATCCGGACGGCGACAACCACGACTACTACGAGCTGGAGATCAACGCCCTGGGCACGGTCTGGGACCTTTTCCTGACGCGGCCCTACCGCGACGAGGGGACAGCCGTCAACGCCTGGGAGATCGCCGGGCTGCGCAGCGCCGTGCAGTTGAAGGGCACCCTCAACAACCCGGGCGACATGGACCATGGTTGGTCCGTGGAGCTGGCCCTGCCCTGGGCGGTGCTGGGCCAGGCGGCGCATCGCCCCGCCCCGCCCCGCCCGGGTGATGCCTGGCGACTCAACTTCAGCCGCGTGCAGTGGCACCTGGAGGTGCTGGACGGCGCCTACGTCAAGCGCCGGGACGCCGCCACGGGCGCCGTGCTGCCCGAGGAGAACTGGGTGTGGTCGCCCCAGGGCCTGGTCGCCATGCACTACCCGGAGCGCTGGGGCGTCCTCCGCTTCACAAAGGCGGACCTGCCCCCGCCCCTTCAGCCCGAGTGGTCGCCCGATGAGCTGGCTGCCGGCGAGGCGCTGATGCAGGTCTACTACGCCTTTCGCCAAGACCGGGCGGAGGGCGGAGCCGGACCGGCGCCGCTGACGGGCGCGGAAGCGGCGCCGGCGCCTGGTTGGACAATCGTGACGGTGGAGGCCTGCGGCGAGCGCTTCACGGCCCGCACGGAGCGGGAGGACGGCCTGCGCCTGGCCGTGGACGAGACGGGACGCCTGCGCCGGCGGCGGCCGGCGGAGGCGGGACAATGA
- a CDS encoding FAD-binding oxidoreductase: protein MKEQRRRLAGWGGLPRPPARLLRPSGAEDFAQWLRAEPGTLVGLRGLGRSYGDAATGDLMLDTTRLRGRFELDVERGCLTASAGWSLGEVLARTLPAGWAPAVLPGTRHVTLGGAVAADVHGKNHHVAGAFCRHVEHLRVLLADGRVVDCDRGREAGLFQACCGGMGLTGAILEVGLRLAPRRGGRFLRRTVACPDLELALRVLGESPQSHTVAWVDAAASGPGLGRALVYLGDPLDEVEAPRRAPGARLGLPGRPPVNLVRPALVRAFNELVWRGGRRQHGLSDVQAHGAFFWPLDAVAGWNRAYGPHGFHQFQCLLPAELIQARGAAPFQRLLELFLPAGGGSLAVMKTMGERDEGTAPIAFPGAGATLALDLPAGEAARAALKQAHRLVADWGGRVYLAKDAVLEAALFAAMTPGLAAWRILRDQWDPRRRWTTDLSRRLEL from the coding sequence GTGAAGGAGCAGCGCCGCCGCCTCGCCGGCTGGGGCGGTCTGCCCCGCCCGCCCGCCCGCCTGCTGCGACCGTCCGGCGCCGAGGACTTCGCCCAATGGCTGCGGGCGGAACCCGGCACGCTGGTCGGGCTCCGCGGCTTGGGACGCAGTTACGGGGACGCCGCCACCGGTGATCTGATGCTGGATACCACCCGGCTGCGCGGGCGCTTCGAACTGGACGTGGAGCGCGGCTGCTTGACCGCCTCGGCCGGCTGGAGCCTGGGCGAGGTGCTGGCCCGCACCCTCCCCGCCGGCTGGGCGCCCGCCGTGCTCCCGGGAACGCGCCACGTCACGCTGGGCGGCGCCGTGGCCGCCGACGTCCACGGCAAGAACCACCACGTGGCGGGGGCCTTCTGCCGGCACGTGGAGCATCTGCGTGTCCTGCTGGCCGATGGCCGCGTGGTGGACTGCGACCGCGGCAGGGAGGCCGGCCTTTTCCAGGCCTGCTGCGGAGGCATGGGCCTGACCGGCGCCATCCTGGAGGTGGGCCTGCGTCTGGCGCCGCGGCGGGGCGGACGCTTCCTTCGCCGCACCGTCGCCTGCCCTGATCTCGAGCTGGCCCTGCGCGTCCTCGGCGAGAGTCCCCAGAGCCACACGGTCGCCTGGGTGGATGCCGCCGCGTCTGGACCGGGTCTGGGCCGCGCCCTCGTCTATCTGGGAGATCCCCTGGACGAGGTCGAGGCGCCGCGCCGGGCGCCCGGCGCCCGCCTGGGCCTGCCCGGCCGACCGCCAGTCAATCTGGTGCGGCCGGCCCTGGTGCGCGCCTTCAACGAGCTGGTCTGGCGGGGCGGCCGCCGGCAGCACGGACTGAGCGATGTCCAGGCCCACGGCGCCTTCTTCTGGCCCCTGGACGCGGTGGCCGGGTGGAACCGCGCCTACGGCCCCCACGGCTTCCACCAGTTCCAGTGCCTGCTGCCGGCCGAACTCATCCAAGCGCGGGGGGCGGCCCCCTTTCAGCGCCTGCTCGAGCTTTTCCTGCCGGCGGGCGGTGGCAGTCTGGCCGTGATGAAGACGATGGGAGAGCGTGACGAGGGAACGGCCCCCATCGCTTTTCCGGGGGCGGGCGCCACCCTGGCCCTCGACTTGCCGGCGGGCGAAGCCGCCCGGGCCGCGCTCAAACAGGCGCATCGCCTCGTGGCGGACTGGGGCGGCCGCGTCTACCTGGCCAAGGACGCCGTGCTGGAGGCGGCGCTCTTCGCCGCCATGACCCCCGGCCTGGCCGCCTGGCGGATCCTGCGCGACCAGTGGGATCCCCGGCGCCGCTGGACAACGGACCTGTCAAGGCGATTGGAGCTGTGA
- a CDS encoding UbiA prenyltransferase family protein: protein MAWLQLIRIHQWPKNLFVLAGLFFGARWSDPTAWQAALAAFALFCLASSLVYLFNDLRDRESDRQHPRKRTRPLASGVITPAAAWRALVLGAILLCLLAIWWRPPGVGLLALYLALNLGYSLGLKHLPVLDLLLVTAGFVIRVLAGTQAVQVPASSWILLCSGALAFFLAVAKRRLDLPDAGGGDPTFRGHAPAFLDQLLALGAACTIVFYGLYAIELNLAAVARHDFLWTLSFVVFGVLHYLGQVHRHQGSGRGLLLDTPLAATVAGWLLTCWILLR, encoded by the coding sequence ATGGCGTGGCTTCAGCTCATCCGCATCCATCAGTGGCCGAAAAATCTCTTCGTGCTGGCCGGCCTCTTTTTCGGCGCCCGCTGGAGTGATCCCACCGCCTGGCAGGCGGCCCTGGCCGCTTTCGCCCTGTTCTGCCTTGCCTCCAGCCTGGTCTACCTCTTCAACGACCTGCGCGACCGTGAGTCCGACCGCCAGCACCCGCGCAAGCGGACGCGCCCCCTCGCCTCCGGCGTGATCACGCCGGCCGCGGCCTGGCGCGCGCTGGTCCTCGGCGCCATCCTGCTGTGCCTGTTGGCCATCTGGTGGCGCCCGCCCGGCGTCGGCCTGCTGGCCCTCTACCTCGCCCTCAACCTGGGCTACTCGCTCGGTCTCAAACACCTGCCGGTCCTTGACCTGCTGCTCGTCACGGCGGGTTTCGTCATCCGCGTGCTGGCCGGCACCCAAGCGGTGCAGGTGCCCGCCTCGAGCTGGATCCTGCTCTGCTCGGGCGCCCTCGCCTTCTTCCTGGCCGTGGCCAAGCGCCGCCTGGACCTGCCCGACGCCGGCGGCGGGGACCCCACCTTCCGCGGTCACGCCCCGGCCTTCCTTGACCAGTTGCTCGCCTTGGGGGCGGCCTGCACCATTGTCTTCTACGGACTCTACGCCATCGAACTGAACCTGGCGGCCGTGGCCCGCCACGACTTCCTCTGGACCCTGTCCTTCGTCGTCTTTGGCGTGCTCCATTACCTGGGCCAGGTCCATCGGCACCAGGGCAGCGGCCGCGGCCTGCTCCTGGACACACCCTTGGCCGCCACCGTGGCCGGCTGGCTGCTCACCTGCTGGATCCTGCTGCGGTGA